A genome region from Manis javanica isolate MJ-LG chromosome 3, MJ_LKY, whole genome shotgun sequence includes the following:
- the LXN gene encoding latexin encodes MEIPPTHFPASRAASVAENCINYQQGTPHKVFLVQTVKQASMEDIPGRGHKYRLKFSVEEIIKKQVTVNCTAEVLYPPIGQDTAPEVDLTFEGEIGKNPDEEDNTFYQRLKSMKQPLEAQNIPDSFGNIAPEMKPVRHLAWVACGYIIWQNSTENTWYKMVKIQTVKQVQRNDDFIELDYTILLHDIASQEIIPWQMQVLWHPHYGTKVKHSSRLPQEAQLE; translated from the exons ATGGAAATCCCGCCGACTCACTTCCCAGCCTCCCGGGCGGCCTCGGTGGCGGAAAACTGCATCAACTACCAACAGGGGACCCCTCACAAGGTATTTCTGGTGCAGACAGTCAAGCAAGCCAGCATGGAG gaTATTCCGGGAAGAGGACATAAGTATCGCCTTAAATTTTCTGTGGAAGAAATTATCAAAAAA CAAGTTACAGTGAACTGCACAGCTGAAGTACTTTACCCTCCAATTGGACAAGATACTGCACCTGAAGTTGACTTGACATTTGAAGGAGAAATTGGAAAGAACCCAGATGAAGAAGATAACACATTTTATCAAAGACTCAAGTCCATGAAGCAACCACTAGAAGCACAAAATATTCCAG ACAGTTTTGGTAACATAGCTCCAGAAATGAAGCCAGTTCGACATTTAGCCTGGGTTGCCTGCGGTTATATAATATGGCAGAATTCTACCGAAAACACATGgtataaaatggtaaaaattcaAACTGTCAAGCAAGTG caaAGAAATGATGACTTCATTGAGTTAGACTACACCATTCTACTTCATGACATTGCATCTCAG GAGATTATTCCTTGGCAAATGCAAGTTCTCTGGCATCCACATTATGGTACTAAAGTAAAACACAGCAGTCGTCTCCCACAGGAAGCACAGCTGGAATAG